One stretch of Thermoanaerobaculia bacterium DNA includes these proteins:
- a CDS encoding ABC transporter permease: MNRGRVAGAPAILLAGGAVALFWEIAARRAGGAAAIFFPPPSAILAATVRRFADGGLSRAAATTAARVLVGVGLAAPVGIGLGALAGWSPAVRRTLDPLLAAGHAVPKIAALPLFLVAFGIGESARILLVAVSAFFPLAINTIAGVAEISPVHFEVARHYGASRARTFGRVVLPGALPLVLVGLRLALTLGLVIAIALELVAANDGLGAWIWRAWQTFSIDDLWAGLLTASLFGIAIQAGLELASRRLVRWRRARIE; encoded by the coding sequence TCCTCCTCGCGGGGGGCGCCGTCGCCCTCTTCTGGGAGATCGCCGCGCGCCGCGCGGGCGGGGCCGCCGCGATCTTCTTTCCCCCGCCGAGCGCGATCCTCGCGGCGACCGTGCGCCGCTTCGCGGACGGGGGACTCTCGCGCGCCGCGGCGACGACCGCGGCACGGGTCCTCGTCGGCGTCGGGCTCGCGGCCCCTGTCGGAATCGGGCTCGGAGCCCTCGCCGGCTGGAGCCCCGCGGTGCGCCGCACGCTCGATCCCCTGCTCGCGGCCGGCCACGCGGTTCCGAAGATCGCCGCGCTTCCCCTCTTCCTCGTCGCTTTCGGGATCGGCGAATCGGCGCGGATCCTGCTCGTCGCCGTCTCCGCGTTCTTCCCGCTCGCGATCAACACGATCGCCGGGGTCGCGGAGATCAGCCCGGTTCACTTCGAGGTCGCGCGGCATTATGGCGCCTCCCGCGCACGGACGTTCGGCCGAGTCGTTCTTCCCGGCGCTCTCCCGCTCGTCCTGGTGGGGCTGCGTCTGGCGCTCACGCTCGGGCTCGTCATCGCGATCGCCCTCGAGCTCGTCGCCGCCAACGACGGTCTCGGCGCCTGGATCTGGAGGGCGTGGCAGACCTTTTCGATCGACGATCTCTGGGCGGGCCTCCTCACGGCATCCCTGTTCGGGATCGCGATCCAGGCCGGGCTCGAGCTCGCGAGCCGCCGGCTCGTCCGCTGGCGAAGGGCGCGGATCGAATGA